The genomic stretch CTGAAGGATCGCGGCCGCATCTGGATCCTCGCCGACCGCGACATCGCCGCCGGCGAGGAGATCACCTTCGACTACGGCTACCGCTTCCGCGACTGGCGCCTCAACCCCTGCCGCTGCGGCGCGTCTCCATGTCTCGGATACATCGTGGCCGCCGACCAGCGCTGGCGTCTCCGTCGCGCGTTGACTCGCGAGACGACTCAGACCGCGACCGAATCGTAGACCACGACCTTCGCGAACAAGGGCGAACAATCTTCGACGAACTTCGCGTGGATCGGGTGCACCTGATACGCGTGCTCGTCCTCGACGCTGTCGAAGAAGAGCAACTCCGACGCACTGAACGAATTGTCCACCACCTCGCGCTGTTCGGTCGACGCCGGCACGCCCACGTGCAGACCGCGCACCGTCTCGATCGCCGCGAGCGAGCGAATACCGGCGAGCAGCTTCGCCAGATCCTCCTTCGAATCCGGCCGCTTGAGCCAGAAATAGACCTGGTGTACCAACTTTCCGG from Opitutales bacterium ASA1 encodes the following:
- a CDS encoding Dabb family protein, producing the protein MTTIDRRSFLGAAAGLATAAALAPTLSSAATPAGRVPGKLVHQVYFWLKRPDSKEDLAKLLAGIRSLAAIETVRGLHVGVPASTEQREVVDNSFSASELLFFDSVEDEHAYQVHPIHAKFVEDCSPLFAKVVVYDSVAV